One Actinoplanes missouriensis 431 DNA segment encodes these proteins:
- a CDS encoding mycothiol transferase, with amino-acid sequence MDAKDILIEAHGRLPELVDTAVRDLTPEQLRWTPKPGANPIGWLVWHLTRVQDDHVAELLEADQVYLTGDWAPRFGLKADPSDSGYGHSPQQVAAVTPQSWRVLADYYGAVHARTREFLQNLSPADLDRVIDEKWDPPVTLGVRLVSIIDDDAQHAGQAAYVRGLL; translated from the coding sequence ATGGACGCCAAGGACATCCTGATCGAAGCGCACGGCCGTCTCCCCGAACTCGTCGACACCGCCGTTCGTGACCTCACGCCGGAGCAGCTCCGCTGGACGCCCAAGCCCGGCGCGAACCCGATCGGCTGGCTGGTCTGGCACCTCACCCGCGTCCAGGACGACCACGTCGCCGAACTGCTCGAAGCCGACCAGGTCTACCTCACCGGTGACTGGGCACCGCGATTCGGTCTCAAGGCGGATCCGTCGGACAGCGGCTACGGCCACTCGCCCCAGCAGGTCGCCGCCGTGACGCCGCAGAGCTGGCGGGTGCTGGCCGATTACTACGGTGCGGTGCACGCCCGTACGCGGGAATTTCTCCAGAATCTCTCCCCCGCCGACCTGGACCGGGTGATCGACGAGAAGTGGGACCCGCCGGTCACGCTGGGCGTCCGCCTCGTCAGCATCATCGACGACGACGCCCAGCATGCCGGTCAGGCGGCCTACGTCCGAGGTCTCCTATAA
- a CDS encoding NAD(+)/NADH kinase has protein sequence MVKVVGLVLHPRRDCGSAVDAIVNWAAERGVTVLGLPDEITRIACSAVPVPAEEMVERAGLLVSLGGDGTMLRTMRLVEGRKTPVLGVNVGRLGFLAEVDLPDLGDALSSIDEHRYTVESRTAVRTTLPDGREVSAFNDVALVRVPGHGLAAVGIRVEGRGFVNYAADAVIVSTPTGSTAYSFSAGGPIVSPNVEALIVSAAAAHSSFNRSLVLDTSEHLALDVLPTSGRLAIEVDGIIEGYAEPGTRLEIRPVPAAAQVIRFGRTSFYERARRKLRVEGSAQVGAPDQGDAVVVDSFELQRYEVLLGGEVAGVLHYRRHGDRVELLHTEVDQAFSGRGLAGRLAAAALKDARARSTPVVVTCPFVASYLERHPELTDIVKAGTADASLADASRAETDAAGPVS, from the coding sequence ATGGTCAAAGTCGTGGGTCTCGTGCTGCATCCGCGCCGTGACTGTGGTTCGGCGGTCGACGCCATCGTGAACTGGGCGGCCGAGCGGGGTGTCACCGTGCTCGGGCTGCCGGACGAGATCACCCGGATCGCGTGCAGCGCGGTGCCGGTGCCGGCGGAGGAGATGGTGGAGCGGGCCGGCCTGCTGGTCAGTCTCGGCGGCGACGGGACCATGCTGCGGACGATGCGACTCGTCGAAGGGCGCAAGACTCCGGTGCTCGGCGTCAATGTCGGACGGCTCGGATTCCTCGCCGAGGTGGACCTTCCGGACCTGGGTGACGCGCTGTCATCGATTGACGAACATCGGTACACGGTGGAGTCGCGGACCGCGGTGCGGACCACGCTGCCGGACGGTCGCGAGGTGTCCGCGTTCAACGACGTCGCTCTCGTCCGGGTGCCGGGGCACGGACTCGCCGCGGTCGGGATCCGAGTCGAGGGCCGTGGATTCGTCAACTACGCGGCGGACGCGGTGATCGTCTCCACGCCGACCGGCTCGACCGCCTACAGCTTCTCGGCCGGTGGTCCGATCGTCTCGCCGAACGTGGAGGCACTGATCGTCAGCGCCGCCGCTGCGCACTCGTCGTTCAACCGTTCCCTCGTCCTGGACACTTCCGAGCACCTCGCTCTCGACGTGCTGCCGACCAGCGGCCGGCTCGCGATCGAGGTCGACGGCATCATCGAGGGGTATGCGGAGCCCGGGACGCGCCTGGAGATCCGGCCGGTGCCCGCAGCGGCACAGGTGATCCGATTCGGGCGTACCTCGTTCTACGAGCGGGCGCGCCGCAAGCTGCGAGTCGAAGGCAGCGCTCAGGTCGGTGCGCCGGATCAGGGTGACGCGGTCGTCGTGGACAGCTTCGAACTGCAGCGGTACGAGGTGCTCCTCGGTGGCGAGGTCGCCGGGGTGCTGCACTACCGGCGTCACGGCGACCGGGTCGAGCTGTTGCACACCGAGGTTGACCAGGCCTTTTCCGGGCGGGGACTGGCGGGGCGTCTGGCTGCGGCCGCGTTGAAGGATGCCCGGGCGCGGTCGACCCCGGTCGTCGTCACGTGCCCCTTCGTGGCCTCTTACCTGGAACGCCACCCGGAGCTCACCGACATCGTAAAGGCCGGCACCGCGGATGCCAGCCTTGCCGATGCCAGCCGCGCGGAGACCGACGCTGCTGGACCGGTCTCCTAG
- a CDS encoding GNAT family N-acetyltransferase, protein MFSIDLGDGAQLRPLEPWQAEEFLAHMDRARDLVDPWIPWASISTDLATATATLQRYADKQAADTGRLFGIWHQGTLVGGTMFVAFDAVSGNCEIGCWLEPAGTGHGLVTKAVRVLIDWAFRTRGMQRVEWHCDPRNGASSNVARRLGMELEGTLRSAYPWKGTRRDTEIWAILAGDWVAE, encoded by the coding sequence GTGTTCTCTATTGATCTCGGCGACGGTGCTCAGCTGCGGCCGCTCGAACCCTGGCAGGCCGAAGAGTTCCTCGCGCACATGGACCGGGCCCGGGACCTCGTGGACCCGTGGATCCCGTGGGCCAGCATCAGCACCGATCTGGCGACCGCGACCGCGACGCTGCAGCGCTATGCCGACAAGCAGGCCGCCGACACCGGGCGTCTCTTCGGGATCTGGCATCAGGGGACACTGGTCGGGGGCACCATGTTCGTGGCCTTCGACGCGGTGTCCGGGAACTGTGAGATCGGCTGCTGGCTGGAGCCGGCCGGCACCGGTCACGGGCTGGTCACCAAGGCGGTCCGGGTGCTGATCGACTGGGCGTTCCGGACGCGGGGGATGCAGCGGGTGGAGTGGCACTGCGATCCGCGGAACGGGGCCAGTTCCAATGTCGCGCGGCGGCTCGGGATGGAACTTGAGGGGACGCTGCGTTCCGCGTACCCATGGAAAGGCACCCGCCGGGACACCGAGATCTGGGCCATCCTTGCTGGTGATTGGGTTGCTGAGTAG
- a CDS encoding FAD-dependent oxidoreductase — MGQPAILTVDDDPSVSRAIARDLRRRYGDQYRVIRASSASEALDVLRELKLRGGRVAVMLADYRMPQMNGIEFLEQAMDLFPHARRALLTAYADTDAAIQAINVVDVDHYLLKPWDPPEEKLYPVLDALLDAWQATGDTELPDIRVVGHRWSEPSYQIRDFLARNLVPYKYFGADEPEGRRLLEAAEVGPESVPLVVTADGRALSRPTVQQVAEAAGLSTTPGRDFYDLIIVGGGPAGLGAAVYGGSEGLKTLLVERQAVGGQAGQSSRIENYLGFPDGISGAQLTERARRQADKFAAETLNTREVVGLRADGSARTLTLADGREISAHAVLLATGVSYRPLLAEGVAGLTGSGVFYGSASTEGPACAGTDVYIVGGANSAGQAALFFAKYARKVTLLVRGDSLESSMSYYLIQQLAQIENIEVRTRCEVIGAHGEGHLQAITICDSKDGTKATVECGYLFVFIGAEPRTDWLGDIVARDQKGFIRTGPDLVANGDRPRGWDRDRDPFYLESSVPGIFAAGDVRANSIKRVASAVGEGAMAVALVHRYLEAQ, encoded by the coding sequence ATGGGCCAGCCCGCGATCCTCACCGTCGACGACGATCCCTCGGTCTCCCGTGCCATCGCACGCGACCTGCGCCGCCGTTACGGCGACCAGTACCGGGTCATCCGGGCCTCCTCCGCGTCCGAAGCCCTCGACGTGCTGCGGGAACTGAAGCTGCGTGGCGGACGGGTCGCTGTGATGCTCGCCGACTACCGGATGCCCCAGATGAACGGCATCGAGTTCCTCGAGCAGGCCATGGATCTGTTTCCGCACGCGCGCCGGGCACTGCTCACCGCGTACGCGGACACGGACGCCGCGATTCAGGCGATCAACGTGGTCGACGTCGACCACTACCTGCTCAAGCCGTGGGATCCGCCGGAGGAGAAGCTGTACCCGGTCCTCGATGCGCTGCTCGACGCATGGCAGGCGACCGGCGACACCGAACTCCCGGATATCCGAGTTGTCGGTCACCGGTGGAGTGAGCCGTCGTACCAGATCCGGGATTTTCTGGCGCGCAACCTGGTCCCGTACAAATATTTCGGCGCCGATGAGCCGGAGGGGCGCCGCCTGCTGGAGGCGGCAGAGGTCGGGCCGGAATCGGTCCCTCTCGTGGTCACCGCTGATGGGCGGGCGCTGTCCCGGCCGACCGTGCAGCAGGTTGCCGAGGCCGCCGGGCTCTCCACCACGCCGGGACGCGACTTCTACGACTTGATCATCGTGGGTGGCGGTCCTGCCGGTCTGGGCGCCGCTGTCTACGGCGGCTCCGAAGGGCTCAAGACGCTGCTGGTGGAGCGGCAGGCGGTCGGCGGGCAGGCCGGGCAGAGTTCCAGGATCGAGAACTATCTCGGCTTCCCCGACGGGATCTCCGGCGCCCAGCTCACCGAACGCGCGCGGCGGCAGGCCGACAAGTTCGCGGCGGAGACGCTCAACACCCGTGAGGTGGTCGGGCTCCGGGCCGACGGCTCCGCGCGGACGCTGACCCTCGCTGACGGCCGGGAGATCTCCGCGCACGCGGTGCTGCTCGCCACCGGCGTCTCCTACCGGCCGCTGCTGGCCGAGGGCGTCGCCGGGCTGACCGGTTCGGGCGTGTTCTACGGCTCGGCGTCCACCGAGGGGCCGGCCTGTGCCGGGACCGACGTCTACATCGTCGGCGGGGCGAACTCTGCCGGGCAGGCAGCGCTTTTCTTCGCCAAGTACGCCCGGAAGGTCACCCTGCTGGTGCGCGGTGATTCGCTGGAGAGCTCGATGTCCTACTACCTGATCCAGCAGCTCGCTCAGATCGAGAACATCGAGGTGCGTACCCGATGTGAGGTGATCGGCGCGCACGGCGAAGGGCACCTGCAGGCGATCACCATCTGTGACAGCAAGGACGGTACCAAGGCCACCGTGGAGTGCGGTTACCTCTTCGTGTTCATCGGGGCGGAGCCGCGTACCGACTGGCTCGGGGACATCGTGGCCCGCGACCAGAAGGGCTTCATCCGCACCGGGCCGGACCTCGTCGCGAACGGGGATCGTCCGCGGGGATGGGATCGGGACCGGGATCCGTTCTACTTGGAGAGCAGTGTCCCCGGCATCTTCGCCGCCGGTGACGTCCGGGCCAACTCGATCAAGCGGGTGGCTTCGGCGGTCGGCGAGGGAGCGATGGCGGTGGCGCTGGTTCACCGTTACCTGGAGGCCCAGTGA
- a CDS encoding class I SAM-dependent methyltransferase — translation MPDRIAEVTALLAEVLAPRAPLTVIVDGGDPGAAAVFASRLAAAFPSASRAWSIDAVLGLTGPGGGASDSALNVLEPATDRVLVFLRGGPRHRFAEGDGERRAQVVIDNRDPEWPVIRQIDPDLAEPDRWYLSEGRAFFAAKAADWDSKFGDDMPRYAEAVRLAGVQPGHVVLDIGCGTGRALPALAAAAGPTGRVVGLDFTPDMLDAARKAGRDECATLLLGDARRLPVADAAADVLFAAGLVHHLPDPAAGLAELARVTRPGGTLAIFHPTGRAQLAARHGRTLRPGEPMSSERLGPLLDGSGWALQSYEDVPDRFLALATRCS, via the coding sequence GTGCCAGACCGCATCGCTGAAGTTACCGCCCTGCTCGCCGAGGTGCTGGCACCGCGCGCCCCGCTCACCGTGATCGTCGACGGGGGTGATCCCGGCGCGGCGGCCGTGTTCGCCTCCCGTCTTGCCGCGGCGTTCCCGTCCGCATCGCGCGCCTGGAGCATCGACGCCGTGCTGGGCCTGACCGGTCCCGGCGGGGGAGCTTCGGACTCGGCGCTCAACGTGCTGGAACCGGCGACCGACCGTGTCCTCGTCTTCCTCCGGGGCGGGCCCCGCCACCGGTTCGCCGAGGGCGACGGTGAGCGGCGCGCCCAAGTCGTGATCGACAACCGCGACCCGGAGTGGCCGGTCATCCGGCAGATCGATCCGGACCTCGCTGAGCCCGACCGGTGGTACCTCTCCGAGGGCCGCGCCTTCTTCGCCGCGAAGGCCGCCGATTGGGACAGCAAGTTCGGCGATGACATGCCGCGGTATGCGGAAGCCGTCCGGCTGGCCGGAGTTCAGCCCGGTCATGTCGTTCTCGACATCGGCTGCGGCACCGGCCGCGCGTTGCCGGCGCTCGCTGCAGCCGCCGGCCCGACCGGGCGTGTGGTCGGTCTCGACTTCACTCCCGACATGCTGGACGCCGCCCGCAAAGCCGGGCGCGACGAGTGCGCCACCCTGCTACTGGGCGATGCTCGCCGTCTCCCCGTCGCTGACGCGGCGGCCGACGTGCTCTTCGCTGCCGGTCTGGTCCACCATCTTCCGGACCCGGCGGCGGGCCTCGCCGAACTCGCCCGGGTCACTCGGCCCGGTGGCACGCTGGCGATCTTCCACCCGACTGGCCGCGCGCAACTGGCGGCCCGGCACGGGCGGACGCTGCGCCCGGGCGAGCCGATGAGCAGTGAGCGGCTCGGTCCGCTGCTGGACGGGTCAGGGTGGGCGTTGCAGAGCTATGAGGACGTGCCGGATCGGTTCCTGGCGCTCGCTACCCGCTGTTCCTGA
- a CDS encoding aminoglycoside phosphotransferase family protein, whose translation MRSPTQRSLTLDDIAALVRAGLDTTVIDGAELAGGSFATVWRVTLRDGRQAVVKVGPPPAARLLGYEQGLLPAEAEYFRLVRKHAPTVPVPEVLATSPAGSEPQWVITTLLPGRPLTEGDSPEARRQLGAAVAKVHAITGTRFGYTGDRAAGTDWPTAFDAMVESLRADADLWNVPLPPLDGVVSRHHDVLSAVTRPALLHFDLWDGNVLVAPEAPPTGPADRTPPGSLAGTVPAGTVPVGTVLGGTALEGTVRAGTALGGTALAGIVDGERYLYGDPLLDFVSPALFRRIEDEPDHPFLAGYARTEPWDTSARIRLALYRIHLYVLMITEAPSRGIPPTGERHDFLTTLLTAELKHLATLR comes from the coding sequence ATGCGCAGCCCGACTCAGCGATCGCTCACGCTCGACGACATCGCCGCGCTGGTTCGCGCCGGCCTCGACACGACCGTCATCGACGGCGCCGAACTGGCCGGTGGCAGCTTCGCCACCGTATGGCGAGTCACCCTCCGCGACGGCCGACAGGCGGTGGTCAAGGTGGGACCTCCGCCGGCGGCTCGCCTTCTTGGGTACGAGCAAGGCCTGCTCCCCGCCGAAGCCGAGTACTTCAGGCTGGTCCGCAAGCACGCACCGACCGTACCGGTGCCGGAAGTCCTGGCCACCTCTCCAGCCGGCAGCGAGCCGCAATGGGTGATCACGACCCTGCTGCCCGGCCGCCCGCTCACCGAGGGTGACTCGCCCGAAGCCCGGCGGCAGCTCGGCGCAGCCGTCGCGAAGGTGCACGCCATCACCGGCACCCGCTTCGGCTACACCGGCGACCGGGCAGCCGGCACGGACTGGCCGACCGCCTTCGACGCGATGGTCGAGTCCCTGCGCGCGGACGCGGATCTCTGGAACGTGCCACTTCCGCCGCTCGACGGGGTGGTGAGCCGGCACCACGACGTGCTCTCCGCGGTGACCCGTCCCGCTCTGCTGCACTTCGACCTCTGGGACGGCAACGTGCTCGTCGCGCCGGAAGCCCCGCCGACGGGCCCCGCGGACCGCACGCCGCCCGGCTCACTCGCCGGCACAGTTCCCGCCGGCACAGTTCCCGTCGGCACAGTTCTCGGGGGCACAGCTCTCGAGGGCACAGTCCGCGCCGGCACAGCCCTCGGCGGCACAGCCCTCGCAGGCATAGTCGACGGCGAGCGCTACCTCTATGGCGACCCGTTACTGGACTTCGTGTCTCCGGCGCTGTTCCGGCGCATCGAAGATGAGCCTGACCATCCGTTCCTCGCCGGTTACGCCCGGACGGAACCCTGGGACACGAGTGCCCGCATCCGGCTGGCCCTCTATCGCATCCATCTTTACGTCCTGATGATCACCGAGGCGCCGAGCCGTGGCATCCCGCCGACCGGCGAGCGTCACGACTTCCTCACCACGCTGCTGACCGCCGAGTTGAAGCACCTCGCAACGCTCCGCTGA
- a CDS encoding adenosylcobinamide amidohydrolase, translating into MLPEPSLSLRREDGRDVPLLVWRFPEPLLAVSTAVHGGGVGPREWLVNASVPMSYSRPDPDAHLREIAVEAGLDGPGIGLMTGVDVADVVSARAGVLRRDGVLGRDGVLREDGVLRGDGGVQVWATVGLGAPIAAADPSAEGFEHPAPGPGTHPAPGTHPAPGTVNIVVWVPQRLADGALINAVATATEAKAQAIAELGLAATGTATDAVVVLCPLDGPVAAYGGPRSLWGAPMARAVHRAVLDGGAVNLATGRSWSDRHDQK; encoded by the coding sequence ATGTTGCCGGAGCCGTCCCTCTCCCTTCGCCGGGAGGACGGGCGGGATGTGCCGCTGCTGGTGTGGCGATTTCCGGAGCCGCTGCTCGCGGTGTCGACTGCTGTTCACGGCGGCGGGGTGGGGCCGCGGGAGTGGCTGGTCAACGCGAGCGTGCCGATGTCGTACTCCCGGCCGGATCCGGACGCGCACCTTCGTGAGATCGCCGTCGAGGCCGGTCTGGACGGGCCCGGGATCGGGCTGATGACCGGGGTGGACGTCGCGGATGTCGTGTCCGCCCGTGCCGGTGTCCTTCGGCGGGACGGCGTTCTTGGACGGGACGGCGTTCTTAGAGAGGACGGTGTTCTTAGAGGGGACGGTGGGGTTCAGGTCTGGGCAACGGTGGGGCTGGGCGCTCCGATCGCGGCCGCTGATCCGTCCGCCGAGGGGTTCGAGCACCCTGCTCCGGGTCCGGGGACCCACCCTGCTCCGGGGACCCACCCTGCTCCGGGAACCGTCAACATCGTGGTTTGGGTGCCGCAGCGGCTCGCGGACGGCGCGCTGATCAATGCGGTGGCCACCGCTACGGAGGCGAAAGCGCAGGCGATCGCCGAGCTGGGTCTTGCAGCGACCGGGACGGCCACCGATGCGGTCGTCGTGCTGTGCCCGCTGGACGGGCCGGTTGCGGCTTACGGCGGTCCGCGGTCGCTGTGGGGTGCGCCGATGGCCCGGGCGGTGCATCGGGCCGTGCTCGACGGCGGGGCGGTGAACCTGGCGACCGGCCGGTCGTGGTCCGATCGGCATGATCAGAAGTAG
- a CDS encoding ATP-binding protein produces the protein MTTETEEIRLEPCEPGALTPEELRTLFLFEKLTGDQLTWLAEHGCTMRVPAGGLVLREGDPAESFFVLLSGTVALTRRVGQDEVQTTRTEQRGVYMGATQAYLRDDGVPRKYMASMRALSDSEFFMLSAEDFGWMMREWFPMAIHLLEGLTLGMRSTQAAIGERQRLAALGALSAGLMHELNNPAAAAARATGALRQRVAAMRMKLGKLAAGKVAPERLTALLELQEEVIERAAKAPVLTAMQTADLEDELGDWMEERKITGAWDVAPVFAQGGIDTACLSEIEQRLAPQAAGSQAAGSQTAGSRAAGSQAAGSQAGGSQAAGPQAGGLHAGEPQATVGELLDQAIHWIGYALETEQLMTDIEDATGRVSSLVSAAKQYSHLDRAAHQWIDVHGGLDSTLVMLSHKVGEGVRVVKEYDRTLPQIPAHPAELNQVWTNLIDNAVHAMGGQGTLTIRTYREDEHVVVSVADTGPGMPPEVRKRVFEPFFTTKPVGEGTGLGLDISYRIVVNGHGGDISVESQPGDTKFLVRLPLAEPASA, from the coding sequence ATGACTACGGAGACAGAAGAGATCCGGCTCGAACCGTGTGAGCCCGGTGCGCTCACCCCGGAAGAACTGCGCACCCTGTTCCTCTTCGAGAAGCTGACCGGTGACCAGCTGACCTGGCTCGCCGAGCACGGCTGCACCATGCGCGTGCCCGCCGGTGGTCTGGTGCTGCGCGAGGGCGACCCCGCCGAGTCGTTCTTCGTGCTGCTCAGCGGGACGGTGGCACTCACCCGGCGGGTCGGCCAGGACGAGGTTCAGACGACCCGGACCGAGCAGCGTGGCGTCTACATGGGAGCGACCCAGGCCTACCTGCGCGACGATGGAGTTCCGCGTAAGTACATGGCGTCGATGCGGGCGCTCTCCGACAGCGAGTTCTTCATGCTGTCCGCCGAGGACTTCGGCTGGATGATGCGCGAGTGGTTCCCGATGGCGATCCACCTGCTGGAGGGCCTGACGCTGGGGATGCGGAGCACCCAGGCAGCGATCGGGGAACGGCAGCGGCTGGCGGCGCTCGGCGCGCTGTCGGCGGGCCTCATGCACGAACTCAACAATCCGGCCGCGGCCGCAGCCCGGGCCACCGGAGCGCTGCGGCAGCGTGTCGCCGCGATGCGGATGAAGCTCGGCAAGCTCGCCGCCGGCAAGGTCGCCCCGGAGCGGCTTACCGCGTTGCTCGAACTCCAGGAAGAAGTCATCGAACGGGCCGCCAAGGCGCCGGTGCTGACCGCGATGCAGACCGCCGACCTGGAGGACGAACTCGGCGACTGGATGGAGGAGCGCAAAATCACCGGTGCGTGGGACGTCGCGCCGGTGTTCGCTCAGGGCGGCATCGACACCGCGTGCCTCTCCGAGATCGAGCAGCGACTCGCCCCGCAAGCTGCGGGCTCCCAGGCGGCGGGGTCCCAGACTGCGGGGTCTCGGGCGGCAGGGTCCCAGGCTGCGGGGTCTCAGGCTGGAGGGTCTCAGGCGGCAGGACCCCAGGCTGGAGGGCTTCACGCGGGGGAGCCTCAAGCGACTGTGGGGGAGTTGCTCGACCAGGCAATCCACTGGATCGGGTACGCGCTCGAGACGGAACAGCTGATGACCGACATCGAGGACGCCACTGGTCGGGTGTCCTCACTGGTGTCGGCCGCCAAGCAGTACTCGCACCTGGACCGGGCCGCACACCAGTGGATCGACGTGCACGGTGGCCTCGACAGCACTCTGGTCATGCTCTCCCACAAGGTCGGCGAGGGCGTGCGGGTGGTCAAGGAGTACGACCGTACGCTGCCGCAGATCCCGGCACACCCGGCGGAACTGAACCAGGTGTGGACCAACCTGATCGACAACGCGGTGCATGCGATGGGCGGGCAGGGGACGCTCACCATCCGGACGTATCGCGAGGACGAGCATGTCGTGGTGTCGGTCGCGGACACCGGTCCTGGGATGCCGCCGGAGGTGCGTAAGCGGGTGTTCGAGCCCTTCTTCACCACGAAACCGGTGGGCGAGGGGACCGGCCTGGGGCTGGACATCTCGTACCGGATCGTGGTGAACGGGCACGGCGGGGACATCTCCGTGGAGTCTCAGCCGGGTGACACGAAGTTCCTGGTCAGGTTGCCGCTGGCCGAGCCTGCTTCAGCGTGA
- a CDS encoding HNH endonuclease signature motif containing protein produces MKEFVAQLTTAAAECGATPMWPLSEDDLLAFLDAVHSAEQMLRAAKAHAVREIEGRGIPATQQAPTPAAWLRNRLRISAGAAAGLLRQARLLDADPALNEALTGGRVNTDQLDVIARVLKTLPTGLDAPTRAEATATLIEWAPDLEPVQLGYAGRRILEHVAPEVVDAADEAALRRAERDAYEQRFLTLSPLGDGRVRVRGMLDAEAAAVVTAAIDPLCRPAGAAAELAEGGTARTPGQRRADALTDVCRLVLAGGELPANGGDRPQMVVTVGFDALKQRLAGGDCDTGEPLSPATVRKLACDAMVLPLVLGGAGQVLDAGRNRRLVTGPLRRALVARDRGCTFPGCDRPARWCEAHHVVPWFEGGPTSLDNLALLCAHHHHTIHGDLHGDPQGDLQGDVEGDGAGNQSGWQVTMGPDGHPEYRPPAWVDPERAPRTNPYHRTNPPHRPDPHHRPNPYPRRN; encoded by the coding sequence ATGAAGGAGTTCGTGGCTCAGTTGACCACCGCGGCGGCGGAGTGTGGCGCCACGCCGATGTGGCCGCTGTCAGAGGATGATCTCCTGGCCTTCCTGGATGCGGTTCACAGTGCCGAGCAGATGCTGCGAGCAGCCAAGGCGCATGCGGTTCGTGAGATCGAGGGGCGGGGGATTCCCGCCACCCAGCAGGCGCCCACGCCGGCCGCCTGGCTGCGGAACCGTCTGCGGATCAGCGCCGGCGCAGCCGCCGGCCTGCTGCGGCAGGCGCGGCTGCTCGATGCCGACCCGGCGCTGAATGAGGCTCTCACCGGTGGCCGGGTGAACACTGATCAGCTTGATGTCATCGCCCGGGTGCTCAAGACGCTGCCGACGGGTCTGGACGCGCCGACCCGTGCAGAGGCTACGGCGACCCTGATCGAGTGGGCGCCCGACCTGGAGCCGGTCCAGCTGGGCTACGCGGGTCGGCGCATTCTGGAGCATGTGGCGCCCGAGGTGGTGGACGCGGCCGACGAAGCCGCGCTGCGCAGGGCCGAGCGCGATGCGTACGAGCAGCGGTTCCTCACGTTGAGCCCGCTCGGTGACGGCCGGGTCCGTGTGCGCGGCATGCTCGATGCCGAAGCCGCGGCCGTCGTCACCGCTGCGATCGATCCGCTCTGCCGACCGGCCGGAGCCGCTGCCGAGCTCGCGGAGGGCGGCACGGCGCGGACTCCCGGGCAGCGCCGCGCCGACGCCCTGACCGACGTGTGCCGGCTGGTCCTCGCCGGCGGTGAGCTCCCCGCCAACGGTGGTGACCGTCCTCAGATGGTCGTGACCGTCGGATTCGACGCGCTGAAGCAGCGGCTCGCCGGCGGGGACTGCGACACCGGCGAGCCGCTCTCACCGGCGACGGTGCGCAAGCTGGCGTGTGACGCCATGGTCCTGCCGCTGGTTCTCGGCGGAGCAGGTCAGGTGCTCGACGCGGGTCGCAACCGACGCCTGGTGACCGGACCGTTGCGGCGCGCGCTGGTTGCCCGCGACCGTGGCTGCACGTTCCCCGGCTGCGATCGTCCCGCCCGCTGGTGCGAAGCCCACCACGTGGTTCCGTGGTTCGAGGGCGGCCCCACCTCGCTGGACAATCTGGCGCTGCTCTGCGCGCATCACCATCACACCATCCACGGCGATCTCCATGGCGATCCTCAGGGAGATCTACAGGGAGACGTAGAGGGAGATGGTGCCGGTAACCAGAGTGGTTGGCAGGTGACGATGGGGCCGGACGGCCATCCGGAGTATCGACCGCCGGCATGGGTTGATCCCGAACGAGCGCCTCGAACCAATCCCTACCACCGAACCAATCCTCCTCATCGACCCGATCCCCACCATCGGCCCAATCCTTACCCTCGGCGAAACTGA
- a CDS encoding molybdate ABC transporter substrate-binding protein codes for MLASTSLTEAFDTIREDFQARNPQVEVLMTYAGSGSLTRQAAGGEPGDVLVTDDARTLSDVAVHGKPETFAGGRLSVAVLEKSADPTNAALFVDYLHEGAAQRILTDTGVLRP; via the coding sequence GTGCTCGCCTCCACCTCCCTGACTGAAGCGTTCGACACGATCCGTGAGGATTTTCAGGCCCGGAATCCGCAGGTAGAGGTGCTCATGACGTACGCCGGAAGTGGAAGCCTGACCCGGCAGGCAGCCGGCGGCGAGCCGGGGGACGTGCTCGTCACGGATGATGCTCGGACCCTGAGCGACGTGGCCGTTCATGGCAAGCCGGAGACGTTCGCCGGCGGCCGCCTGAGCGTCGCCGTGCTGGAGAAGTCCGCGGATCCGACGAACGCGGCGCTCTTCGTCGACTACTTACATGAGGGAGCGGCCCAGCGGATCCTCACGGACACCGGAGTGCTCAGGCCCTGA